A genomic region of Bacteroidales bacterium contains the following coding sequences:
- a CDS encoding type I CRISPR-associated protein Cas7, protein MENELKKSEILFLYETSYNIPNGDPFTGEQRYDEETKKILVSDVRMKRYVRTYFEEIKGLPIYVSEKTGAGKSDSKGVLRWIAENRNEKKLTNIGEILKEQIDVRLFGGISTLKDEETKAIKVDNKECTNGHVQFTGPVQFALLNPSLNEINLRMHQNTTHFMSKDTNTQGSIGTTTLVPYSLMQIHGWVNPKVAEKTGMTENDLKLMYEGLWYGTSGDGSSHSRSKVGQNSVLLLEIEYSKNNFKVYEVDRLIKIESKDDKKGEQLRSMDDYKLDFSKLFEAAKSDKVQKIKFYTEIESIKSELTGKTKFEAIVL, encoded by the coding sequence ATGGAAAACGAATTAAAAAAATCAGAAATTTTGTTTTTGTACGAAACTTCGTATAACATTCCTAATGGCGACCCTTTCACCGGAGAACAGCGTTACGATGAAGAAACCAAGAAAATATTGGTTAGTGATGTTCGCATGAAAAGATATGTTCGAACTTATTTTGAAGAAATCAAAGGATTACCTATATATGTAAGTGAAAAAACAGGTGCAGGTAAAAGTGATTCAAAAGGGGTCTTAAGATGGATTGCTGAAAACAGAAATGAGAAGAAACTCACCAATATTGGTGAAATATTAAAAGAACAAATCGATGTAAGGTTATTTGGAGGTATTTCGACATTGAAAGATGAAGAAACAAAAGCCATTAAAGTGGATAATAAAGAATGTACTAATGGTCATGTTCAGTTTACAGGTCCAGTTCAGTTTGCTCTCTTAAATCCTTCTCTCAACGAAATAAATTTAAGGATGCATCAAAATACGACACATTTCATGTCTAAAGACACAAATACACAAGGGTCTATTGGTACGACAACCTTAGTCCCTTATTCATTAATGCAAATTCACGGTTGGGTAAATCCTAAAGTTGCAGAAAAAACTGGAATGACTGAGAATGATTTGAAATTAATGTATGAAGGACTTTGGTACGGAACCAGTGGTGATGGCAGCTCCCATTCGCGCAGTAAGGTCGGACAAAACTCGGTTCTCTTGCTTGAAATTGAATATTCAAAAAATAATTTTAAAGTATATGAAGTAGACAGATTAATAAAAATAGAATCGAAAGACGACAAAAAAGGGGAACAACTGCGTAGTATGGACGATTACAAACTTGATTTCTCAAAATTGTTTGAAGCAGCTAAATCAGATAAAGTGCAAAAAATTAAATTTTACACTGAGATTGAATCAATCAAATCAGAATTAACTGGGAAAACAAAATTTGAAGCAATTGTGTTATGA